The Streptococcus mitis genomic sequence AACAGAAACAGATGCATCTAGCCCGTCTTTCAACTTGTAAGCCTTAGCCAAAGCTTTAGAATAACCTTTTTTAGCTTCCTTACTTGCCAAGATTTTCAAACCAAGGGTACCAAATGCGACACCACCCAAAAAGAGTGATGATTTTTTCGCAACTTTTGCAACGGTTAGTACTTCTTTTAACATACTTATTTCCTCCTTATCATTATTATATAGCAATTTAGATATAAAAGCAATTTCATTCTATAAATTGGAGAATTAGTTTTATTTCTACTGAATCTCCCATCTACTTATTCCTAAGGTTGCTTTCATTTGCCTCTTTTGATACACTTAAACTATGAATACAAATCTCAAACCCAAACTTCAGCGTTTTGCTTCTGCTACTGCCTTTGCCTGTCCTATCTGCCAAGAAAAGCTGACTCTGGTTGAGAGCAGTCTCAAATGTAGCAATCGCCATTCTTTTGACTTGGCTAAATTCGGCTATGTCAATCTAGCTCCTCAAATCAAGCAATCTACCAACTACGATAAGGAAAATTTTCAAAACCGCCAACAAATCCTAGAGGCTGGATTTTATCAGGCTATCTTAGAGGCTGTATCTGACTTGCTAGCCAGTTCAGAAACTAGCACCACAGTCTTAGATATCGGCTGTGGCGAAGGATTCTATTCTCGCAAACTCCAAGAAAGGCATCCTGACAAAACCTTCT encodes the following:
- a CDS encoding DUF6110 family protein, translated to MLKEVLTVAKVAKKSSLFLGGVAFGTLGLKILASKEAKKGYSKALAKAYKLKDGLDASVSVVKQHGDDVLQDAKYLYEQEKKEEQLDSLIGE